In the Stakelama saccharophila genome, CTGTCGATGGAGGCCGGCGGCATCGAATATCGCGATTGCGCGCGCGAGGAGGGCGCCCACGCGCTGATCGAGAACATGGCCACGTTCGACCGGCCGCCTTATGCCCCGCCCTATCTGGAACTGGACGGCCATGCCATCGCGCAGGTCGCCAACATCCTGCTGTTCCTGGGCGATCGCGACCATCTGGCGCCGTCGAACATGAACGACCGCTATTGGCTGCACCAGGTCGAACTGACCATCGCCGATATGGTGGCGGAGGTGCACAATGTGCACCATCCCGTAGGCAGCGGCGCCTATTACGAGGACCAGAAGGAAGAGGCCGCCCGCGCCGCCAAGCAGTTCCGGGAGGAACGGATGCCGAAATTCCTCCGTCATTTCGAGGCGGCGGCCAAGTCGAACGAAGGCGACTGGCTGATCGACCATCGCTGGTGCTATACCGATTGTTCGCTGTTCCAGCTCGTTGAGGGACTGCGCTACATGTTCCCGAAGCGGATGAAGACGCTGGAACCCGACCTGCCGAAGCTGATCGGCATCCACGATGCGGTCGCCGAACTGCCGGGCATCAAGGCATATCTCGACAGCAACCGGCGGCTGGCATTCAACGAAGACGGCATTTTCCGTCACTATCCGGAGCTTGACGCGGCATGACCAACGAGGATCTGATCCTGCAGACGATCACGCCTGCAACGCACGATCTCGGCGGGTTCAAGGTCCACAGGACGCTGCCCAACAAGGAACGCACGATGGTGGGGCCGTTCCTGTTCTTCGACCAGATGGGGCCGGCGCACCTGTCGGTCGGCGAAGGCATCGACGTCCGCCCGCACCCGCACATCAACCTCGCCACCGTCACCTATCTGTTCGCCGGCGCGATCGACCACCGCGATTCGCTGGGCACCCTCGCCACGATCGAGCCCGGTGCGGTGAATCTGATGACCGCCGGATCGGGCATCGTCCATTCCGAACGCTCGCCGTCCGCCGAACGGGCGGTGGGGCCGGAACTGTCGGGCATCCAGACCTGGATCGCGCTGCCCGACGGCGAAGAGGACATGGCGCCGGCGTTCGAGCACGTCGCGCGCGGCGACCTGCCGGTGGTCGAGGACGCTTGCGTGAAGGCGCGGGTGGTGATGGGCGCGCTCTGGGGCCGGCGTGCGCCGACCACGACCTATGCCGACACGATCTATGCCGATATCGCGCTGGCCGGCGGCGGGACGATCCCGGTCGATGCCGAGGCGGACGAGCGCGCAGTCTATGTCGCCGAGGGCGATGCGACGCTCGACGGGATGCGGCTCGATCCGATGACGCTCTATCTGTTGAGACCGGGTATGACGGCGACGCTGCGCTCCGACAGCGGCGCGCGGGTGATGCTGTGCGGCGGCGAAGCCTTCGCGACGCCGCGCCATGTATGGTGGAATTTCGTCTCCTCGTCGCGTGAGCGGATCAACGAGGCCAAGCGCGCATGGAAAGCGGGCGAATTCGCGAAGGTGCCGGGCGACGAAAAGGAATGGATCCCGATCCCCGAGGTGCCGAAGACGGTGAGCTACCCGTAAGCGCCCCTCCCGCTTGCAGGCGGATCGGGGAGGGAGCCGCCTCGCCGCATCACGATCTTCCCTCCCGTCGCGGCTCCAAGCCGCATTGCGCCTGCCGCCCACCCCAAGTAAAGCCCGCCGCATTCATGACCGAACCCGTCATCATCGCCGTTCCCAAGGGACGCATCCTCGAAGAGGCGCTGCCACTGCTCGCGCAGGTGGGCGTGGTGCCCGAGCCGGCCTTTTCCGACGACAGCAGCCGCGCGCTCCGGTTCGGGACCAACCGGCCGGACATCGACATCATCCGCGTGCGCGCGTTCGATGTCGCGACCTTCGTCGCGCACGGCGCGGCGCAGCTCGGCATCGTCGGATCGGACGTGATCGGCGAATTCGGCTATTCGGAATTGTACGCGCCGGTCGACCTGGGCATCGGCCATTGCCGGCT is a window encoding:
- a CDS encoding glutathione S-transferase, with the translated sequence MAYNLWYWPGIQGRGEFVRLSMEAGGIEYRDCAREEGAHALIENMATFDRPPYAPPYLELDGHAIAQVANILLFLGDRDHLAPSNMNDRYWLHQVELTIADMVAEVHNVHHPVGSGAYYEDQKEEAARAAKQFREERMPKFLRHFEAAAKSNEGDWLIDHRWCYTDCSLFQLVEGLRYMFPKRMKTLEPDLPKLIGIHDAVAELPGIKAYLDSNRRLAFNEDGIFRHYPELDAA
- a CDS encoding pirin family protein; protein product: MTNEDLILQTITPATHDLGGFKVHRTLPNKERTMVGPFLFFDQMGPAHLSVGEGIDVRPHPHINLATVTYLFAGAIDHRDSLGTLATIEPGAVNLMTAGSGIVHSERSPSAERAVGPELSGIQTWIALPDGEEDMAPAFEHVARGDLPVVEDACVKARVVMGALWGRRAPTTTYADTIYADIALAGGGTIPVDAEADERAVYVAEGDATLDGMRLDPMTLYLLRPGMTATLRSDSGARVMLCGGEAFATPRHVWWNFVSSSRERINEAKRAWKAGEFAKVPGDEKEWIPIPEVPKTVSYP